CACTATTTTTCCACCTTTACTCAAAATTTCTTTAGATTCTATTAAATCAAGAAGCTTGTCGATCGAATCGCCTTGAACATATGGCGGATCAAGAAACATTAAATCAACTTCTATCTGACTATCTTTCAGTAAGTTAATCCCGTCTTCTGCGGAAATATGAACAAGCTCACTTCGTTCATTATATCCAACTTTATCAACATTCTTTTTAACGATTTGCAAACTTTTTTCGGATATGTCAAAAAAGTAGGCCTTTTTAACACCTCTGCTTAATGCTTCTATCCCCATTGCACCTGTTCCGGCAAATAAATCAACGAATATTTCCAGCTCGTGAATTTCGAACTGCAGACTGTTAAAGATGGCTCCCCTGATTTTGTCAGAGGTTGGCCTAATGCCTTGGCTTGATACAGGCACCAGTTTTGTTCCACGTTTATCGCCACCAATTATTCTCATAGAATTCTCCTAATTTAACGCAATTTCATTTACCGATTCATAGAATGAATGCAGCACAGAATCTGCACATATCATCATCTCTTTTTCATTAGAATCTATCATTTGTTTTGCAATTTCTCTCGTGCTTTCAATGATTGAAAGATCTCCAAGTGGATCTAAGAAACGCATCTCCGGTAAGCCATGCTGTTTGTAACCAAAGTAATCTCCAGGACCTCTTAGCTTTAAGTCTGCTTCAGCAATATCTATGCCCTCATGATTGTTAACAATAATTCTCATCCGTTCGATCGTTTCTGAGTTTGTAATATTTGTCACCAGAAAACACCATGCTTGATTTGACCCACGGCCCACGCGACCACGTAACTGGTGTAACTGTGCTAATCCAAAACGTTCGGCATTGAGAATAACAATCGTATTTGCATTCATTACATCAATCCCAACTTCAATAATGCTCGTTGCGACTAATACATTTATCGAACCATTACTGAATTGTGTTATTGTATCATTCTTTTCATCTGCTGTCATTTTTCCATGCAAGTATGCACAAATTATTTCAGGCTCAAATTCAACCTTCAATTCATCAAAAACACTGCCAATATCTCTAACATTTTCCATATTTTCTGAAAATTCAACAAATGGGCATATAATATAAGCCTGATTGCCCTTTTTAACTTCATTTTTAACAAATTCATAAATATCAGGCAATTTCTTTTCATTGTAACAGTGGGTTTTTACAGGTTTTCTACCTTTTGGACGCTCGCTAACCACTGAAACCATTAAATCCCCATACAATATCAGCGAAAGTGTTCTGGGAATCGGTGTTGCACTCATAACAAGCGTGTGAGGATTCTTTCCTTTCAAAAAAAGCTGTCCTTTTTGTCGAACGCCAAAACGATGTTGTTCATCAGTTATTATAAGCCCCAAGTTATAGTATTCAACCTCATTCTGGATCAGAGCATGAGTCCCTATAATAATCGAGATTTCTCCATTTTTAAGACCTTCATAGATCGTTTTTTTCTGCTTATCTTTTAGACTCCCCGTTAGAATGTCAATCGTAATGTCAAAATTTTTTAACAACTTTGAAAAGGTCTCATAATGCTGCCGTGCTAAAATTTCTGTCGGCGCCATATAAGCGATCTGATAGCCATTTTGGGCCAGAAGACATGAAATCGCAACGGCAATGACTGTTTTACCTGAACCCACATCACCTTGAATCAGGCGATTAACTGATGTTCTTTTGACAATTTCATCGGTTATTTCCTGAATAATGACTTTCTGGCTATGCGTCAATTCAAAGGGTAAAGACTCAACGAAAATCTCTAATCCTTTAAAATATGACAACTCCACATCAGAAACACTATCCTGATTTCTGGACTGCAAAATTCCCATATTAATTTTTAATGCTTCATCAAATTTAAATCGCCGAATACCAATTTCAACATCTTCCATTTTTTCAGGAATATGCAGTTTTCTAAACGCTTCCGCCTTATTACATAACTGATACTCAGACCGTATTGATTTGGGTATATCAGCCGGGATCCAGATTTCATGACTAAATATTTCTTTCATCATTTTTCTAATATTTTTTGATGATATCCCGTTTATTGTTGGATAAACGGGTTCAAACTCAAAAAACGAACCAGGATTATTAACGCGAACAAATTGAGGATTAATCATTTGATACTGATTATTCTCCCTCTTTAAGTGTCCAAAAAAATAATACGTTGCACCCAAAATAAATGAATTTCTTAAATAGGGCTGATTAAAAATGCGAATATTAACCGTCTTCTCTTCCCATAAAACTTTTAAAGTAAAAAAGCTACGGTGGTTTTTCATAAACTGGTTAGCAGAAATTTTTTCAATCGCTGCTTTAATCGTCCCTTTGTCATTTTCAGCTAAGCCTTCTGCAGTCAGAAAAAAATTTCGATTAATATATTTCAGTGGAACGAGATTGAGCAAATCTTTAACTATATAAATGCCATTCTCATTCAGAATCTTTTCACGTTTTCCGCCAACACCTTTTATGGTCTTAACAGACTGATTATAATCCATTTTACACCTGTTTACTCGACAGAAAGAATATAAAAGTAAAGCGGTTGTCCACCATATTGAACCTCAATATCGCATTCTTCAAAGCGTTCCTCGAGCAGTTCAGCAAGATTTTCAGCCTGCTCTTCCGAAACATCCTTACCATAATAAACCGTTATAAGTTCAGCGTCCTCTGAAACCATTGCATCAAGCAGTTTTTGTGTGACCTCCTCAATATCCTTCCCGGCTTCTTTTATTTCCCCGTCAAAAATTCCAATTACATTGTCTTTTTTAATCTTCAGACCGTTAATCTTGGTATCTCGAACGGCAAAAGTCACTTCTCCGGTTAAAACGTGTTCCAGCGCTTCATTCATTGCCTCAAAATTATCATCAGGCCCTTCTTCAGGCGAATATGCGATCATTGCTGAAACACATTGAGGAATCGTTTTACTGTTTATCACAAATACATTTTTATCGGATATTTCTGCCGCCTGTTTGGCAGCCATCATTATATTGCTGTTATTGGGAAACAGAAAAATCGTCTCTGCATTCATCTGATCAATTTCATTTAGGAAATCCTGCGTACTGGGATTCATCGTCTGTCCGCCGGAAATAACTCTTTTAATTCCCAGATCACTAAATAAATCAGTTAGACCATCACCTGGAGAAACTGCAATGAATCCATAATTTTCCATTTTTTCATCCGATTTAGTTCCCTTTCCGGCAAACTGTTCACGCATATTATCAATTTTCATCCGCGTCAGACTTCCCAGTGAACCGCCACGTTCAAGCGCCAAACCGGGATGATCCGTGTGTAAATGAACTTTTACAATTTCATCATCTTTTACTACAACCACACTGTCACCAAGAGTATTTAGATACTCTCTTAATGCCAGCTCATCAACATTATGTGCATCCCGAATGATAAACTCTGTACAATAACCAAAAGTGATATCTTCTGGTCTCATATGAGAATCATCGACAAATTTATCAAGCGATGAACTTTTACTGTTAACAGGATTTTCCGGCAAGGACTCCAATTCAAGTTCTTCATTATTGTAAGCTTTATATGCCCCTTCCAGAATAAACAAGAGGCCCTGACCACCTGCATCGACAACACCTGCTTCTTTAAGCACCGGAAGTAGTTCCGGGGTTCGCTTAAGTGTTTCTTTTCCATGGTCAAGGACGGCTTCCATAAACAGCTTGAGGTTAGTAAACTGATTCTTGTTTTCGAGGGCAAATTCTGCCATCTCCCTGGCGACAGTTAGAATAGTACCCTCTGTTGGTTTCATAACAGCTTTATATGCTACGTCAGATGCCAATTTAAGAGCATTTGAGAGTTTATCAATGTCAAGGTCCTCAATTCCTTTACAGCCCTCAGAAAAGCCTCTGAGCAACTGAGAAAGGATAACTCCGGAATTACCTCTAGCTCCAATCAGAGCCCCAGCAGAAGCAGTTTTAGATACATTGTAGATATTAAGGTTTTCAATCTTTTCAAATTCTGAAACTGAATGACTAAACGTAAGTGACATATTCGTTCCTGTATCACCATCCGGTACCGGAAAAACATTTAATTCATCAACTATTTTTTTATTAAGCTCGAGATTCCGGGCGCCATACTCAAACATAGTTTTTAATACGGTACCATCTATTTTCTGATTATTCATGCTGTCCTCCGATTTAAACACGTACACTTACCACATTTACATTTATCCGCTTTACTTTTAAAGATGTCTGTTTTTCAACATTGTACTTAACATTGGATATAATATTTTCTGCAACAACTGAAATTTTTATAGCCTGTTCTACAATCACATATAAATCAATGATCAGCTGTTCATCTTCAATAAAAATCCCAACGCCTTTATTGGCCTGGTCACCGCCAAGTATTTCGATCAAACCGTCTTTCCCACGTTTATGGGCCATTCCAACCAAGCCATAGCACTCCATCGCCGCATTTCCGGCAATATCAGCAATTGCTTTTTTAGTAATGTCTATGTATCCTGATTCAGTATTTATCTTCACTGTTTTGCTCCTTATCAATTATTCATCTTATTTTACATAATATTTTCTTGGAAGTCAAAATTTCTATTGCATTATTTTGTTTTTTCATGATATAATACACCTTGTTTTATAAAAGGTAAGCGTAAGGGAGGGAATGTCATGGCTAAAGAATGTTTTGTATGTAAAAAGACCGTTGTATCCGGAAACTCGGTTAGTCATTCAAATAAACACAATAAACGAATTTGGAAACCAAATTTACAGAGAGTTAAAGTTGTTGTTGATGGAACACCACAACGAGTAAATGTTTGCACACGTTGTTTAAGATCCGGAAAAGTCGAACGCGCATAATCATTCAAGCGAAGAGCCTTAGGGCTCTTTTTTTTATTCCCGGTTTGCTATAATCAGCAGTTTTCCTTGTCCTACCCGAATCTTCTGACTAGCCTCATTTGTAACATTACTGATGCCATATGGCTCGGTTATAGTCATATCTCCATTTTCGACGGGATATAAAAATCCCTCAATCCAGATAGAACTGGCGGCTCCATCGATAGGGAGAATTGAAACAACCGTTTTTACTGGATATGAAAGCGTAATCTCGTCATCGATTAAAATAATTTCCTGTTTTTCATTTTTTATTTGCCCCCTAATTCCCTTTTTTAATAAACGTGAAAGCAAATAAATATTTCCCAAACTATGATCAATACGGTCACCCATTCCTCCAAAAATCACAACTTCTGTAGCTTTTAATTCAATTGCTTTTTGAATTGCAATTTCAGTATCAGTCTGATCTTTCATTGCCGGATATTTTTCGACTATAGTCTTTTCTTTGAAATAGTTATATGTGGCTGTTGAAATTGAATCCATATCTCCCACCAGAAAGTCAGGACAAATCCCAATCTCCATTAAAAAATTTGCACCTCCATCAGCACCAATAATAAAAGATCCAGCGGAATTTCTAAGGTAATTTTGGTAAAATCCTTTATCTCTATAGTCACCATTTGAAAATATAATCGCTTTCACATAAACAACCCCTTTTTCAGTTCATTTAAGAAAAATAGATAATGCTCATATCGACTCTTACTGATTTCGTTATTTTCCACTGCTGCTTTCACAGAGCAATCTGGTTCTTTATCATGAACACAGCTGGAAAAACGACATTCTCCTTTTACAAAATCAGGAAAATATTCCTGCAAATCGATGGGATCGATCCCTTCCGGAACCTTAAATGACGAAAATCCTGGCGTGTCTACCAAATAAGTGTCTAAATCTAAACTTAACAGTTCCACATGACGTGTTGTGTGCTTACCTCTTTTTAACTTGTCACTTAACCCGCCGGTTTCCATCACTGTTTCTTGAAAGAAAAAATTCGCCAGCGTTGATTTACCTACACCCGATGGGCCGGCTAAAAAGGCGGTTTTGCCTTTAATAATCTCATATACAGGTTTCATTGAGGACTCGTTTTTCTGATCTAAAAATAAGATCTGATAGGGTGTCTTCCTGTAAATATCACTAATTTCTTCTAGTTTTTTAGGATTTACTAGGTCTGTTTTAGTAAAGCAAAGAATGGGTTCTACCTGGCTGATTTCTGACTGTAATAAGAGTTTATCAATCAGCAGCAAATCCGGACGAGGGTTTTTTAAAGCAAATACAATCAAACCAATGTCAACATTGGCTACTGGTGGTCTTATTAACAAATTTCTTCTTGGCAAAACAGTATCTATTACCCAACTGTTCTCAACTTCAGAAAGTTCGATTGTTACCCAATCACCGACTGTCGGAGTAATTTTCTGATGCCTGAATAAACCTTTTGCCCGACATTCTATCGCATTATGTGAATCGGAGGTTTTTACATAGTAAAAACCTCCGATTCCTTTAATAATTCTTCCTTTAATTGTTTTGACCTCCATCTCGGTTAAAAGTCAATATATCCAGTTCCTGCACTTACATTGTCAATAAACACTTCATAAACTTGTCGACCATAGCCTTCAACTTTTACTGTGAAACTATCATCTGACATATTCGTACCTTCATATACTACAGTTTCTGTTTTGTCTGCTGCATAAAGGATAACTTTAACATCAACTGATTCAGCTGGTGATAAAGAAGAATAATCGGTTAAATCAATAGTTAGTTTCTGAGTAGAAATCAGTCCGCTGCTCACGACCAAATTTACAATAGTATTTCTATCCACAGATTGTTCCGCAGTCAAACTTTGCTCTATGACCAGGCCTTCTGCCAAAGAATCACTGGGTTCATAGGTAATTGTACCCACCGTTAAACCTGCATTAGTTAAACTGTTGCGAGCATCCGCCTCAGCTGTTCCAACCACATCCGGAACGGTCGCCAAATCTTGACCTTTACTGACATAAATCGTTACTTTTGTTCCTTCGTTTGCTGAAGTATTGCCAGCCGGATTCATTTGAAAAACAATATCGGCGGCGTAACTGGCATTAAATTCCCGCTTAATCTCGCCAACTAGAAAGCCCGCTGATTCAATAGCTTTTACCGCATCAGTTTCACTGCTTCCAACAACATTTGGTATTTCTGCAGATTTTATACCCTGACTGACTGTAACACTAACAGTTTTTCCCGATTCAATTTCCTGCTTACTTTCAGGTGATTGTGATATTATTCTCCCAGCTTCAACTTCTGAGTTATAGACTTCTTTTTCAACCTGGATATTTAGATCAACTTGCTGCAAAGCTGTCGTTGCTTCAGAAACAGTCATTCCTGTAATATCAGGTACGGTAACAGTTTTACCACGCATAAAAGCAAAGGCGATTAATCCTATAACGGCTACAGCAATTAGAGCCAAAGCAATAAAAAGTGGTTTTTTTGATTTTGCTTTATTTTTCTGAATACGGGTTTCGTTTTCCTGTTCTTCTAGTTCATCAACAGAGAAATCACCAGTATTTTCTACATGAAACACCCCTTCCCGATAGACATGGGTATCATTGCGATTACTTCCATATCCGTCATTTCCCGAAGACACAACTCCTTCAAGAATTTGATCCAGATCATCTAACAGTTCATCAACATTCTGATAACGATCATCAGGTTTTTTTTCTGTTAATTTCATTACGATCCGGTTTACTTTTTCTGGGATTTTGGGTTCTATTTTTTTTGGTGGTATCAGATCTTCCTGTATATGCTTTATTGCGATTGTCACAGTATTTTCCTCGTCAAAAGGAAGTTTACCAGTAAGTAATTCATAATACAGAATTCCCAAAGAATATAAGTCAGAACGCTCATCTACAAAGCCTCCTCTAGCTTGTTCAGGAGATATATAGTGAACAGAACCCATCGTCTGATTTGTCATCGTTACAGTAGAACTTGTTATTGCTCTAGCTATTCCAAAATCTGCTACTTTAGGAACCAGATCTCTAGTCAACAAAATATTGTGTGGTTTAATATCACGATGAATGATTTTATTTTCATGGGCACACCTCAGAGCATTGGAAATATCAACTAAGAATCGCGTCGCTTCAACATAGTCAATTTTACCCTTTCGCAGTAAATATTGTTTTAATGTTATCCCATCAACATACTCCATAATAATATAATATATATTATCCTGAACGCCAACATCATAAACACCAACGATATTGGGGTGAGAAAGACAAGCTACTGCCTGTGATTCTCGATCAAACTTTTTTATAAATTGTTCACTCTCTGTATATTCTTCGCGCAGCACTTTAACCGCTACATATCGATTGAGTTTTAAATCTCTGGCTTTATAAACGTAAGCCATCCCACCTCGCCCTATCAGTTCGACGATTTCGTACCGCTTCCCCAATGTTCTACTGAGCATCTGTCACTCCTTCCAGGGGTTTGAACAACACCACAGTGATGTTATCCTTGCCTCCATTTATATTTGCTGTGTCTATTAATAATTTTGCGCCATCTTCTAAACTGTTCTGATTTACTATATCCTTAATTGCTTCATCTGAAACCATATTAAAAAGACCGTCTGAACAAACAAGATATTTTACACCGGCCTTAACAGGATACCTGTAAATATCAACGTTAACGGAAGTATCGGTCCCCAAAGCTCTAGTAATAACATTCTTCTGTGGATGAATATCCGCTTCTTCCTGAGTAATCTTTCCTTCATCAACTAAAATTTGCACTAGTGAATGATCTTTCGTTAAACGAATAATTTCCTGGTCTGAAATTAGATAAGTACGGCTGTCACCAACATGACAGATACACATTTCATTTCCGTCAACAATACACATAGTCAATGTTGTTGCCATACCTAAGCGCGCTGGCTCATCATCACTGACTTTTTTCAACTCCTGATTAATATCGTTAACAAAGGTCATCATTTCTTCAGAATCAAAATAATTTCTGATTCGCGATAAATTATTTTTTATGAAATCCACTGCCGTTTGACTGGCAACTTCTCCACTGCGATGACCTCCTAAACCATCTGCTACTGCAAATACATAGGATACTCGATCAATATTTTTGATCGTTGCCGCTAAATAGGCATCCTGATTGACTTTTCTTTGTGTTCCTACATTGGAACCGTAGGCACATTTCATATAATCACCTTATCCCTATTTTTTTTTCGTAGTTGACCGCATGCTGCATCGATCTCACTTCCTAATTTTCGTCGCATAGTCACGTTTATACCACTTGATTGGAGACGCTTAAAAAACTGTTTACCAGAGAGGCTATTTTTGTAAGGCAATCCTTCCACCTCATTTAGGCCGATTAAATTCAGATGATGCGGTCTTCCTTTGAAAATGCGAATAATTTCTTCCAGATCACTTTCCTGATCGTTAAAACCTTCAATTAGAGCGTATTCATAGGTAATACGTCTTCCCGTCAGATTAAAATAATCATCACAGCTTTTGAGCAGATCTGGCAGGATGTATTTCTTAGCGATTGGCATAATTTGTTCCCGTTTCTTCTGAAAGACAGAATGCAGCGAAATCGCCAGGTTAATCGCGAGATGCTCAGCTGCCAGAGCTTCGATTTGAGGGATCAGACCACAGGTTGACAGGGTAATCTTTCGTTGACCGATTCCGAATCCCTTATTCACAACTTCGATGAATTTCACAACATTCTCATAATTGTCAAGGGGTTCACCCATGCCCATTATGACAATATTCGAAATTCGTTCGTTAAGTTCTTCTTCAACCAGAAATATCTGATCCAGCATTTCTCCCGGCTCAAGATTTCTGACGCAGCCATCAGTCGTTGAAGCACAGAATTTACAGCCCATTCGACAGCCTACCTGGGAAGAAACACATAATGAATTGCCATGCTCATAACGCATAAAAACAGATTCTATCATTTCTTGATCAGAAAATTGTATTAAATATTTTCTACTGAAATCTTCAGAATCCTCCTGCATTTTTATAACTGTGCCATGTTCAATCGAAAAATGCTCCAACAATTGATTTTGCAATTCATTAGAGATGTTTGTCATTTCTTCAAAACTGCCAACCCGTTTCTCATACAACCAATTGAACAATTGTTTTCCTCTGAAACTTTTCTGACCTAAACTCGTCATCATTTCGCAAAGAGATTTTTCATTCATTCCAAAGATGTTTTTTTTCTTCATCAATTTACCCCTGATTGAACATAATACTTCTCACACAGATTTTATAATTATATCAAACATTTTAAGCGAAAACAATTTTGACTATGTATTTTTATTGTAACTAATTTGATTTATTAAAAACGACTCTTTTTTAACAGACACATAAAAAAACCATCACAGCCATCTGTTAGCGGATGAGTATGATGATACTTCTCACCGTCGATTGGAACCAGTTCAAAATTATTTGATTGTCTTAAAAACGTCTCAATCTGATTTTCATTTTCATCCCTGTTAATTGTGCAGGTAGCATACAATAAAAATCCCCCCTTTTTCAGATACCTTCCAGCGTTTTTTAGCAAGGATTCCTGAATTTTTATCAGATTTTTTATTGTCTCTTTTGTGATTTGATAACGTATTTCTGGCTTTCGTCGAATTACACCTAGACCAGAACATGGAGCATCCAACAAAATTCGATCAAATTTCTCAAAATCAGCCCCCTCATACTGAGTACCGTCTATTTGTTCCATATCGATATTTTGACATCCCAAGCGCTGGGATTCTGCTTTTATAAGTTTGAGTCTGTTGGGATAAATATCTCTTGCAATAATTTTTCCGGTATTATTCATAATTTGGCTTAAATAGGTCGTTTTTCCGCCTGGTGCTGCGCACATATCCAAAACAATTTCATTTTCTTGAGCCCCTAATGCTTCTACCGTAAGCATTGCCCCC
This genomic interval from Eubacteriaceae bacterium ES3 contains the following:
- the rsmD gene encoding 16S rRNA (guanine(966)-N(2))-methyltransferase RsmD → MRIIGGDKRGTKLVPVSSQGIRPTSDKIRGAIFNSLQFEIHELEIFVDLFAGTGAMGIEALSRGVKKAYFFDISEKSLQIVKKNVDKVGYNERSELVHISAEDGINLLKDSQIEVDLMFLDPPYVQGDSIDKLLDLIESKEILSKGGKIVIETEKSVIMPLEKNTLFCYKKKTYGNTLVYFYVKETNEF
- the recG gene encoding ATP-dependent DNA helicase RecG, with the translated sequence MDYNQSVKTIKGVGGKREKILNENGIYIVKDLLNLVPLKYINRNFFLTAEGLAENDKGTIKAAIEKISANQFMKNHRSFFTLKVLWEEKTVNIRIFNQPYLRNSFILGATYYFFGHLKRENNQYQMINPQFVRVNNPGSFFEFEPVYPTINGISSKNIRKMMKEIFSHEIWIPADIPKSIRSEYQLCNKAEAFRKLHIPEKMEDVEIGIRRFKFDEALKINMGILQSRNQDSVSDVELSYFKGLEIFVESLPFELTHSQKVIIQEITDEIVKRTSVNRLIQGDVGSGKTVIAVAISCLLAQNGYQIAYMAPTEILARQHYETFSKLLKNFDITIDILTGSLKDKQKKTIYEGLKNGEISIIIGTHALIQNEVEYYNLGLIITDEQHRFGVRQKGQLFLKGKNPHTLVMSATPIPRTLSLILYGDLMVSVVSERPKGRKPVKTHCYNEKKLPDIYEFVKNEVKKGNQAYIICPFVEFSENMENVRDIGSVFDELKVEFEPEIICAYLHGKMTADEKNDTITQFSNGSINVLVATSIIEVGIDVMNANTIVILNAERFGLAQLHQLRGRVGRGSNQAWCFLVTNITNSETIERMRIIVNNHEGIDIAEADLKLRGPGDYFGYKQHGLPEMRFLDPLGDLSIIESTREIAKQMIDSNEKEMMICADSVLHSFYESVNEIALN
- a CDS encoding DAK2 domain-containing protein; protein product: MNNQKIDGTVLKTMFEYGARNLELNKKIVDELNVFPVPDGDTGTNMSLTFSHSVSEFEKIENLNIYNVSKTASAGALIGARGNSGVILSQLLRGFSEGCKGIEDLDIDKLSNALKLASDVAYKAVMKPTEGTILTVAREMAEFALENKNQFTNLKLFMEAVLDHGKETLKRTPELLPVLKEAGVVDAGGQGLLFILEGAYKAYNNEELELESLPENPVNSKSSSLDKFVDDSHMRPEDITFGYCTEFIIRDAHNVDELALREYLNTLGDSVVVVKDDEIVKVHLHTDHPGLALERGGSLGSLTRMKIDNMREQFAGKGTKSDEKMENYGFIAVSPGDGLTDLFSDLGIKRVISGGQTMNPSTQDFLNEIDQMNAETIFLFPNNSNIMMAAKQAAEISDKNVFVINSKTIPQCVSAMIAYSPEEGPDDNFEAMNEALEHVLTGEVTFAVRDTKINGLKIKKDNVIGIFDGEIKEAGKDIEEVTQKLLDAMVSEDAELITVYYGKDVSEEQAENLAELLEERFEECDIEVQYGGQPLYFYILSVE
- a CDS encoding Asp23/Gls24 family envelope stress response protein, encoding MKINTESGYIDITKKAIADIAGNAAMECYGLVGMAHKRGKDGLIEILGGDQANKGVGIFIEDEQLIIDLYVIVEQAIKISVVAENIISNVKYNVEKQTSLKVKRINVNVVSVRV
- the rpmB gene encoding 50S ribosomal protein L28, with the protein product MAKECFVCKKTVVSGNSVSHSNKHNKRIWKPNLQRVKVVVDGTPQRVNVCTRCLRSGKVERA
- a CDS encoding thiamine diphosphokinase; amino-acid sequence: MKAIIFSNGDYRDKGFYQNYLRNSAGSFIIGADGGANFLMEIGICPDFLVGDMDSISTATYNYFKEKTIVEKYPAMKDQTDTEIAIQKAIELKATEVVIFGGMGDRIDHSLGNIYLLSRLLKKGIRGQIKNEKQEIILIDDEITLSYPVKTVVSILPIDGAASSIWIEGFLYPVENGDMTITEPYGISNVTNEASQKIRVGQGKLLIIANRE
- the rsgA gene encoding ribosome small subunit-dependent GTPase A; this encodes MEVKTIKGRIIKGIGGFYYVKTSDSHNAIECRAKGLFRHQKITPTVGDWVTIELSEVENSWVIDTVLPRRNLLIRPPVANVDIGLIVFALKNPRPDLLLIDKLLLQSEISQVEPILCFTKTDLVNPKKLEEISDIYRKTPYQILFLDQKNESSMKPVYEIIKGKTAFLAGPSGVGKSTLANFFFQETVMETGGLSDKLKRGKHTTRHVELLSLDLDTYLVDTPGFSSFKVPEGIDPIDLQEYFPDFVKGECRFSSCVHDKEPDCSVKAAVENNEISKSRYEHYLFFLNELKKGLFM
- the pknB gene encoding Stk1 family PASTA domain-containing Ser/Thr kinase codes for the protein MLSRTLGKRYEIVELIGRGGMAYVYKARDLKLNRYVAVKVLREEYTESEQFIKKFDRESQAVACLSHPNIVGVYDVGVQDNIYYIIMEYVDGITLKQYLLRKGKIDYVEATRFLVDISNALRCAHENKIIHRDIKPHNILLTRDLVPKVADFGIARAITSSTVTMTNQTMGSVHYISPEQARGGFVDERSDLYSLGILYYELLTGKLPFDEENTVTIAIKHIQEDLIPPKKIEPKIPEKVNRIVMKLTEKKPDDRYQNVDELLDDLDQILEGVVSSGNDGYGSNRNDTHVYREGVFHVENTGDFSVDELEEQENETRIQKNKAKSKKPLFIALALIAVAVIGLIAFAFMRGKTVTVPDITGMTVSEATTALQQVDLNIQVEKEVYNSEVEAGRIISQSPESKQEIESGKTVSVTVSQGIKSAEIPNVVGSSETDAVKAIESAGFLVGEIKREFNASYAADIVFQMNPAGNTSANEGTKVTIYVSKGQDLATVPDVVGTAEADARNSLTNAGLTVGTITYEPSDSLAEGLVIEQSLTAEQSVDRNTIVNLVVSSGLISTQKLTIDLTDYSSLSPAESVDVKVILYAADKTETVVYEGTNMSDDSFTVKVEGYGRQVYEVFIDNVSAGTGYIDF
- a CDS encoding Stp1/IreP family PP2C-type Ser/Thr phosphatase, with protein sequence MKCAYGSNVGTQRKVNQDAYLAATIKNIDRVSYVFAVADGLGGHRSGEVASQTAVDFIKNNLSRIRNYFDSEEMMTFVNDINQELKKVSDDEPARLGMATTLTMCIVDGNEMCICHVGDSRTYLISDQEIIRLTKDHSLVQILVDEGKITQEEADIHPQKNVITRALGTDTSVNVDIYRYPVKAGVKYLVCSDGLFNMVSDEAIKDIVNQNSLEDGAKLLIDTANINGGKDNITVVLFKPLEGVTDAQ
- the rlmN gene encoding 23S rRNA (adenine(2503)-C(2))-methyltransferase RlmN, with product MKKKNIFGMNEKSLCEMMTSLGQKSFRGKQLFNWLYEKRVGSFEEMTNISNELQNQLLEHFSIEHGTVIKMQEDSEDFSRKYLIQFSDQEMIESVFMRYEHGNSLCVSSQVGCRMGCKFCASTTDGCVRNLEPGEMLDQIFLVEEELNERISNIVIMGMGEPLDNYENVVKFIEVVNKGFGIGQRKITLSTCGLIPQIEALAAEHLAINLAISLHSVFQKKREQIMPIAKKYILPDLLKSCDDYFNLTGRRITYEYALIEGFNDQESDLEEIIRIFKGRPHHLNLIGLNEVEGLPYKNSLSGKQFFKRLQSSGINVTMRRKLGSEIDAACGQLRKKNRDKVII